A region from the Euleptes europaea isolate rEulEur1 chromosome 13, rEulEur1.hap1, whole genome shotgun sequence genome encodes:
- the LOC130486443 gene encoding translation initiation factor IF-2-like, whose amino-acid sequence MREKGTGSGPSRRDSLPLAAFSPTRRYRFNRLSLLSLNLVALLAGNSTAAHSQCWRTGPNRDREPPNRQILLPACPPAPVRSLYAVACATERPRRQRGKVRLHGAWVLAEPTSLPVAGRSPAAKPAEKEANRWPGMKGRPGGKRTRPPRLAKGAARPEASRPARGPPASQGTQGRAAHFAQRPRAPGPARGPPRRASARVCGPRCEGPPPGDGRLFLPPPPRGRGLRGGQRAGGLGRGERLARRLAAALARSRAPPALALGRAGRAAAGAGFRLGRQRRISPGPKAEPSPARPSLAALPPACPRAARAPRARAEARIVPGRPGGRAGAPELGGASRRGCYLELRSEFRRERGPAPPPPPAPPAAWPRGPAQAAAAAAAASPPQGRLQRFAEPLSGGSSSRRGRHQVSAGARGPPPSLPPSATCCGAGGGGGLPGRAGPRRASGGSRGMRRSPARRGGGALGRPAASGRPARWPRPVAWGASLSGSPREPAPLAAVARPVGGGCQARETPRLLGFFQRA is encoded by the exons ATGAGGGAGAAGGGTACGGGATCGGGGCCCTCCAGAAGAGATTCGTTACCCCTGGCCGCATTCTCACCCACGCGGCGGTACCGATTCAACCGTCTGTCCCTATTGTCCCTCAACCTCGTTGCGCTGCTGGCAG ggaacagcacgGCTGCGCATTCCCAGTGCTGGCGTACCGGGCCAAACCGGGATAGGGAGCCCCCTAACCGGCAGATCCTCCTCCCAGCCTGCCCCCCTGCACCGGTGCGGTCACTGtacgccgtggcctgtgccacggagaggccgcgccggcagagGGGCAAGGTGCGGCTCCATGGCGCTTGGGTGCTGGCGGAGCCGACCTCCCTGCCagt AGCTGGCCGTAGTCCCGCGGCGAAACCTGCCGAGAAGGAAGCCAACAGGTGGCCAGGCATGAAAGGGCGGCCTGGGGGAAAGCGAACGAGGCCCCCGAGGCTCGCCAAGGGCGCTGCCAGGCCTGAAGCCAGCCGGCCTGCGCGGGGCCCTCCTGCCAGCCAGGGGACACAAGGCCGCGCCGCTCACTTCGCCCAGAGGCCAAGAGCGCCCGGGCCGGCGCGCGGCCCTCCCCGCCGGGCCTCTGCTAGAGTTTGTGGCCCCCGGTGCGAGGGGCCTCCGCCTGGGGACGGGcggctcttcctccccccccccccccggggccggGGCCTGAGGGGCGGACAGCGGGCGGGCggcctgggccgaggggagcgcTTGGCCCGCCGGCTCGCGGCGGCCCTGGCGCGCTCTCGGGCGCCTCCGGCCCTGGCGCTCGGGCGTGCCGGGAGGGCGGCCGCCGGCGCGGGCTTTCGGCTCGGCCGGCAGCGGCGCATTTCGCCGGGCCCCAAGGCagagcccagcccagcccggccCAGCCTAGCCGCCCTCCCGCCGGCGTGCCCACGTGCAGCCCGGGCTCCGCGTGCACGCGCCGAAGCGCGCATCGTCCCGGgccggccgggcgggcgggcgggcgcccCCGAGCTTGGCGGCGCCtccaggcgggg ctgctacctggagctGCGCTCCGAGTTCCGCCGCGAGCGGGGGCCCgcgcccccacccccgcccgcACCCCCCGCCGCCTGGCCCCGCGGCCcggcccaggcggcggcggcggcggcggcggcttctccTCCGCAGGGCCGCCTGCAGCGCTTCGCCGAGCCCCTGAGCGGCGGGAGCAGCAGCCGCCGAGGCCGCCACCAGGTGAGTGCCGGGGCGCGcgggccccctccctccctccctccctcggccaCCTGctgcggggcggggggcgggggggggctgccgggccgggccgggccgcgcAGGGCCTCGGGCGGCAGCCGGGGGATGCGGCGCTCGCCGGCGCGCAGGGGCGGGGGTGCCCTGGGCCGCCCGGCTGCCTCCGGCCGGCCGGCGCGCTGGCCCCGTCCAGTCGCCTGGGGAGCCTCTCTCTCCGGCAGCCCCCGAGAGCCGGCCCCGCTTGCTGCTGTCGCCCGACCAGTGGGCGGGGGTTGTCAGGCTCGGGAAACCCCTCGGCTCCTAGGATTTTTTCAGCGCGCTTAA